DNA sequence from the bacterium genome:
TCTTCCGCTGATGTAACAATCGCGCTCCTACCAGCGCATCACCGCCGTTGTTCCCTTTACCAACGAAAATCGCGATTCTTTTCGCATCCGGATAATGATGTAAAACCGCTTCTGTAACCGATTTCCCAGCGTGTTCCATCAGATGAAGACTTGGGATAGACCGCTGGTCAATTGCGATGCGGTCGATTTGTTTCATTTGTTCAGCGGTGACGATTTTCATAATACTCTAACCACAAAGACACCAAGATACAAACAATACACCTTTATTTATTTCGACTAATATAATATAAGATTAACGAGTTTTAATCAAGATGTCAATATTTCTGTTATTGCAGTAACCCACATGGGAAAATTCAGTTGGTTCCACAACCTTGAAACTTTACATATATTTAAAGTAAGATAAGATATAGTTTTTATAAGGAAAACCATAAAAAAATTTAATGATGAATTGCACATTATCTTTGCTCTATGGCTAAACCGATTAAATTTATTCTCGGATTCCATAATCATCAGCCGATCGGCAATTTCGAACATGTTTTCGAAGAAGGATATCAAAAAGCATATAAACCGCTGGTAGAAACATTTCTAAACCATCCGCAGTTTAAAATCACCTGGCATTTCACCGGATATCTCTATGAATGGCTGAACCAGCATCATCCGGAATTGAATGATAACCTAAAAACTATGGTAACCCGTGGACAAGCGGAAATGATGACCGGTGGATATTATGAACCTATTCTTTCAGTTATCCCTGAACATGACCGACAAGGTCAAATCCGCAAATTAACTGAGTATGTTAAACAGAAAACAGGATATAACCCCACCGGCGCATGGCTAGCCGAACGAGTCTGGGAACCGCAACTTGCTGGAACGTTTGTTGATGCTGGCATTAAATATACTGTCACTGACGACTCACATTTTCTCTCCGCTGGATTATCGGAAGAAGAGACCTGGGGATATTTTTTAACCGAAGAGCTCGGCAAAACACTAGCAATATTTCCAATCAGTCAAACCTTACGATATACTATTCCATTTCAGGAACCAGGGAAAACCATCGAATTCTTTAAACGAGTTGCGGATAAACCGGGACATCATGTCGTCGTTATGGCGGATGACGGCGAGAAATTCGGTATCTGGCCTGGAACGTATGAACATTGCTATGTTAAAGGATGGCTGAACCGGTTTTTAGACGAAATCGAAAAGAACCTCGATTGGATTGACCCGATAACGTTTTCGGAATGTTTGGCGATGATTCCGCCGCTCGGACGGATTTATCTGCCGACCGCTTCTTATACCGAAATGATGGAGTGGGCGATGCCGACTGCAGCGATTCTCCAATATGAATCTCTGGTTGAAGATTTAGATAAGCAAGGGAAATATAAACCGAATAAGCATTTTATCCGTGGTGGGTTCTGGCGGAATTTTCTGGTTAAATATCCTGAATCGAATAATATCCATAAAAAGATGCTGTATGTCAGCAAGAAGGTGCAAGACCTAGCGACAAGAAACGAAAAAACGCAGGTGCATCCGTTGGTTTTAGCTGCACAAGATGCACTCTGGGCAGGTCAGACCAACTGCGGATATTGGCATGGACTATTCGGCGGACTCTATCTAAATTATTTGCGAGATACCCTCTATCGAAAACTGATTGAAGCGGAAAAACTTGTTGATTCGGTTAACCATAAAACTAAATCTTGGATTGACGTCGACCAGCTTGATTTCGATGCAGATGGTTATCCGGAGATTTTAGTCAATACTGCGCAGTTAAATCTGTATTTCAAACCGAATTATGGCGGTGCATTGTTTGAATTAGATATTAAAAAAATTAATTTTAATCTACTAAATACCTTATCTCGGAAAAAAGAAGCGTATCATGAGAAAATCATCCATGCCCAAGTTCCCTCGCTAACCGAATCGGAAACGCAGGAAACGAAAAGTATCCATGATATAGTGAGAGCGAAAGAAGCGCATCTCGAACAGTATTTACATTACGATTGGTATCAGCGGTATTCGTTACTTGACCATTTTATGCCGGTGAATGCGACGCTCGATGAATTCAGCAAATGCGAATATGCAGAACTCGGTGATTTCGTTAATCAAGCTTATAAATCTGCAATTCGCAATCCACAATCTAAAATCAAAAATGCAGTTGTTGAATTAACGCGGTCTGGGTACGTCTGGTATGAAGGAAAACAGGAACCGATTTGGGTAGGCAAAACCATTCAGATTGCGAAAGATGAACCTGTGATTGATATAAAATATACGGTGAAGAATCTCTCGCAAAAACGGATTGCGGTTAAGTTTGGTATCGAGTTTAACTTTTCGCTTCTTGCGGGGAATGCGGATAACCGATATTATTATTTCCCAGGGAAAGAGTTATCAGATAGAAAACTCGCTAGTTTCGGAGAAATATCAGGTGTAACTGAACTCGGGTTGGTCGATGAATGGCAGAAACTAGATATCAATCTTAAGTTTGATACTCCGGCAACCGTATGGCGATTCCCGATAGAAACGATTTCTAATTCTGAAGCTGGATTCGAACGGGTATATCAGAGTTCAGTTGTTATGCCAAACTGGATCTTAGATTTAGACCCGAATTCATCTTGGCAAATCAAGATTACAAAATCAATTAGTAGCTAAATAGTTTAAAAGGAATCTCGGCGTATCTCTTGAGCAATATGTGCTAGTTGCTTTTACTTCTACGGCACAAGACGCTGAAACCATAAAACAGGATTTACCAAAAAAATGAATTAGCCCGGTCACAATTTGCTGGCAACCAACGATGTGGAACTTCATATAGAATTATTTTATGAAGATGCATCTAAAGAATCTGCTTATTTTATGAGCGTAGCCAATATGCTAACCAAAATTCCTGTGTATTCATATTTTATTGGTTTATCATATAAAATATTAAGCGAGATAACTAGTTTTAATGAAATAGGATTTTCTAATGGCTTGAAAATCGGGAACACGCAAAAAAATATTTAATTATATCCTTCAACAAGATTCAAAAAATATAACCCGTAGAACATTTTTAGGGTTTACGGGAAAAAGTGTTTGGCTATTATATGTCAGGCAGTTCAGCCAATTAACATAGCATTACTGATTTTCGAGCATGGTTTTAAAGCGCAGTGCGTCTTGGAACATAAAAACGTTGTTGAACATAATATATGAACTCGGAATCGGCTCTTCTTCTATGCGCTGTTTGAGATAATGCAAATCTTGTCCGGTATATTGATAACCATATCCACCAATCCCATGCAGTCGCCAATATCGGAAATCTCGGGTTACGCTTGTATTTTTAAACGGGTCAACGATATGAATCAAACCCAGTTCTTCGCAAAGTGATTTGATTATCTTATCATCCCAGTTGCCTCGTGGTTCCCAGCCGAACCGAACCTGTTGTTTCCGTTCAATGGTACTAAAGAACTGTTTCATATTATTGATGTTTTCTGGGGTCGGCTTAAAGCTTGCTGGGCACTGGAAGATAATGAGAGTCGCTTGTAGAATTTCAGCTATCTTTTCGGTCTGTTGATATGCTAAGAAGACTTCATCTGTCGGTTTAAAATTCCCATAATTGTTCTGGTGATTTTTCGGAATAGAAATTCTGGTTCTGCGATACGTTGGGCTTGATGGTAAATGCGTGATTAGCTGCCACGCTTTCATAGTAAACTCAAAATTCGCTGGCGCTAAACTCCGCCAATTAACCGCAAACCGCTCTTCCGGAATTTGATAGAACGTCTGCTGGATTTCGATAATGGTAAAATGCTTGAAGTATTCTTCTTTTCGAACTGGGAAACCGCAACAGCCGATTTTGATCTGGTCAGAATAAGATTGCATATAAGAATATAGTATAGCAAACTGGTTTCGGATAAAAAAAGAGTACGTTCGCTAAAATTCTGGTATAATAAAAAGTATAATAATTCTTTTTTTATGGAGGTTAGCTTATGTATCTATTTCAGTCTGGTAAAGAACCTATTTCTAAACTAGTCTATATTATTATTGGAATAAGCATATTCGTAGCTTGTCCCGCATTTGCTGCTGTGCAAGATTTCACCTTCTGGCAAATTAGCGATATCCATTCGCCATCGTTATCTAGCGCTTCAACGATAGCGCAACTAGCAAAACTTCGGCCGGTATATTTAGCGCCGTTTAAAACCATGAGTCAGCCGCCGTCGTTTATCCTCGCGACTGGTGATTTGACTGAATTCGGGTATCGTGGATGGAGCGCATATACCTCCTATTTCGCACAATATCGCATCCCGATATACCATCAGCTCGGGAACCATGATAATACCCAAGGAGCATTACAGCAGACTATCCGAGAACTATACGGTTCTCCCTATTATTCATTCGATACGTTCGGCTGTCATTTTGTCGGTATCTGTTCGCCGACATTGCATGAACCACTGCCGTCGTTCGGAGTTGAAATGCTGAATTGGCTGAAACAGGATTTGGATAAGGTTGGTCAGAAGACGCCAGTGTTCATTTTTTTCCATCATCCACTCGATGCGAATGAATATGCGACCCCCATTGACCGATATACT
Encoded proteins:
- a CDS encoding DUF1926 domain-containing protein, coding for MAKPIKFILGFHNHQPIGNFEHVFEEGYQKAYKPLVETFLNHPQFKITWHFTGYLYEWLNQHHPELNDNLKTMVTRGQAEMMTGGYYEPILSVIPEHDRQGQIRKLTEYVKQKTGYNPTGAWLAERVWEPQLAGTFVDAGIKYTVTDDSHFLSAGLSEEETWGYFLTEELGKTLAIFPISQTLRYTIPFQEPGKTIEFFKRVADKPGHHVVVMADDGEKFGIWPGTYEHCYVKGWLNRFLDEIEKNLDWIDPITFSECLAMIPPLGRIYLPTASYTEMMEWAMPTAAILQYESLVEDLDKQGKYKPNKHFIRGGFWRNFLVKYPESNNIHKKMLYVSKKVQDLATRNEKTQVHPLVLAAQDALWAGQTNCGYWHGLFGGLYLNYLRDTLYRKLIEAEKLVDSVNHKTKSWIDVDQLDFDADGYPEILVNTAQLNLYFKPNYGGALFELDIKKINFNLLNTLSRKKEAYHEKIIHAQVPSLTESETQETKSIHDIVRAKEAHLEQYLHYDWYQRYSLLDHFMPVNATLDEFSKCEYAELGDFVNQAYKSAIRNPQSKIKNAVVELTRSGYVWYEGKQEPIWVGKTIQIAKDEPVIDIKYTVKNLSQKRIAVKFGIEFNFSLLAGNADNRYYYFPGKELSDRKLASFGEISGVTELGLVDEWQKLDINLKFDTPATVWRFPIETISNSEAGFERVYQSSVVMPNWILDLDPNSSWQIKITKSISS
- a CDS encoding bifunctional ADP-dependent NAD(P)H-hydrate dehydratase/NAD(P)H-hydrate epimerase, whose amino-acid sequence is MKIVTAEQMKQIDRIAIDQRSIPSLHLMEHAGKSVTEAVLHHYPDAKRIAIFVGKGNNGGDALVGARLLHQRK
- a CDS encoding DUF72 domain-containing protein: MQSYSDQIKIGCCGFPVRKEEYFKHFTIIEIQQTFYQIPEERFAVNWRSLAPANFEFTMKAWQLITHLPSSPTYRRTRISIPKNHQNNYGNFKPTDEVFLAYQQTEKIAEILQATLIIFQCPASFKPTPENINNMKQFFSTIERKQQVRFGWEPRGNWDDKIIKSLCEELGLIHIVDPFKNTSVTRDFRYWRLHGIGGYGYQYTGQDLHYLKQRIEEEPIPSSYIMFNNVFMFQDALRFKTMLENQ